The stretch of DNA CTAACAATGAGACTGAATTATTACTTAAAACTTGTTTTGCCCGCACACACAAATTAAAGTCATGCCATTTTTTCCCCTATTCCTTGACCTCGAAGGGCTTGTATTTTTTGAGACTCTCGTTGATTCCTTGAATGGAGCCGCAGGCTGCAGCCACTGCAACTACAAAACAGACAGAGTTTATGAGTTGAAGACCGAGCCAACTCCATGTCCTTGTTCTCATTTTGGACTTCACAATGTGTAGTTGTATCGGAAAATATACACCCAGAGGCCAGTATCCAATTGCTCCAAGAAGAGCCAGAAAGTCGTTGAAGAAGGGCATCATCATGGCTAGAAACGTGGCAAGCATAACAAAAGAACTTCTCCACACCAGCCTCAAAAGGTTGATGCTACACTTACATTTTGAGTTCTTGCCACTTCCTATGCCGTACTCTTTTGTTACAAAATCTGACTTAGGCCATCTCCCAATGACACAAGATTCGACCGCGCTAAATATTGGTTGTGATATTACCTATGAACAATATATATAGCTCAAATGAGGGAATTTCTTGAAAATAGATCGTTTTTATGGTTCTTGGTTATGACAGATTTTGATACCAGAACAATTCAAGACCTGATATGCTCCAACCAGATGCAACACAATGCATGCATTTCCCAAATAGACCAACCAGAATGGCTCGTAAAATCCAAACCCTGTGAGCATATTCCCAGCCGCATTGTTCCCAAATGCAGCATAACCGAGGCAGCCACACATTAAGTAGAATGTTGTTGTAGTTGCCAATGCCACAATGTTGGCCCTTTTCATCACTTCGTTTTCAGGAGGGGACGCCTTAAGCGTATCCTATAGTAACAAATGTACATAGTCTGATGAGCACAATTACCAGAGtaattgaaaatgtttttatttcgaTTCATTTTACCTGTATTTCAACAAAAACTGGAGAATAAGCGTAAGCAAATGCAATATCACCAAATGCTCTGAACGTTCTCCAGGTTTTATCTGCTGCTGATATACCTTTTCCAACCTCGACTCCGGTTAGGGTGGTCTTTTCTCCTTTTCCTGCAAAGAGCATTATTCTAATTCCTCAAATAGACATGCTTACACGCTCATTTAAAAGTAATCAAAGCGATAGtaattcacaattcaaatgCATAACTATGTGTCCTTGAAAGGGAGGCATGAAATGGTTCTCAGATGGAGCAAGGATGGATTGAAACGGGACGTGGTGAAGTGGTCGGTCTCAAATGTTcaaaatttatgttttgatGAGTAAATTTTCGAAGTTTTAAGTTGTCTCCTCGCAAATTTACTGAATCTCCTTATCTGGTCTCGCCTCCCCTGGCCATCGAATGCTGGCCAGCCCGAGCAAACATTTTCTTGGAAACCGAGAATAAATTTCATAACAAGGAAAACTCACCGGAAATTACTTTTGCAAGGGCGAGTCCTACGCCAATAGACGAATACCCAAAAGACATAACAGCTGCAACGACAGAGAGCATAGATAACTTGTGGAAGTTTGGAATTTGAGacaaaaatatttcaagaatTCCCATTCCAATCACATATGGATTGTATGAGACACTACACGAAGCTTCGTGGCCTCTTTTGTGAAAGCAGTTCGACTTCTTGATTGCCCTGACATGCGACATTAACAAAAACAAACCATACTCACATACGAGTCAAGTAAATGGTAGAGTCAATCAAACTTATAAACCTCTCTAAAATCACTTGTGGTACCAATGTTGGATCAATACATCTACACCATGACCCAAGTCACCCATAACTTTTGAACGTGCAAACTATATCCAAAAACTAGAGTTAAATTATAAGCATACTCACACCATGCTTATTGATGTTGTGATGGTATACCCTACCACAGCTCCACAAAGGAGAGCATACTGAGCCACTATACAAGCCACATACATCGTTCCACCTGATATACTCAACAAAAAAGATCGATGTTTCAAgaaatctttttgtttttggtAGAAAAGTAAGGTATATAATAGAATGTAATCATCATTACCTAGGTTGTTTTTGATAATTTCTTTATAAGCATAGTTTCGTTTTCCGGTGACTGGAGATCGGTAGCAATCTGCCAGGAAACTGGAAGTGTACAATGTGATTCCCGAAAAAACGAGCAGGGTGGCGACTCCGGCGATCCATCCAAGCTGTGCCATACCCCAGGCTAGTGAGAGGACCCCAGAACCTATAACTGTTGTAATTATGTGTGCACTGGCAGTCCAAACGTTACCTGTAAGGAAGCAAGAATAATGCTAGTTTAAGACATCGAATGGGAatcaaacataaaaaaaaaatcataaaatttcagaAAGAAGAAGGGCATTTGCTCCTTTTGTTATGGTGGAATATAATGAGATATAATCGGATCATTAGTATTTTTTTGGAGGTCTGGCGCTTTTAAGTTTCTTTGTGCATGATCTTATTCAAACACTTTTTTAATTCCttcatattttaattgtaatttttgtaaaaatatagATCCATCCCAGGACAAATTAAAGTATGTTTTGTCTTGTTTCtaataaaaaattgttgttgaaaaaaaataaacgaAAATTACGGATTGCTGCCGCACGCTGTTCTTCTCTCGCTACATTTCTTTTATGAGAATTTAATGAAGAGAAAATTCAAAAGATCCTTTATATTATGAGATAATATTGGAATTTGTACCTTTGCGATTTTAATACTTGAAGATTGTTGATACGAcactatatatatttaatatcatGTCATATCATGTTATATCGAAAAAAAACTAAAGtttcaaaataacaaaaatacgtCAAGATAAAATATCAGCCAAacatacaaaaacaaaaaacatgGTAATTTGCATCATTCTCTGCATCTTATCCGAGGTAGGAATGAGAAATTTATACTTTTTTCAAGAATATATTTTTCCTTCAAATCTAAACATATCAATTAAcaccaccaaaaaaaaaaatccgcaTCATCAAACTCTTCAAaaataatgatatatatataattaaaaattaaaatataatgctTCCCTCACTGCAAAATGTTCTACTCTTTCCCTCCAAATCTCAATGCATGGAGGAGATGGAGGTCAACAAACATGTTTGCATGGGGTGGCCAGAAATATCATCGGattctgttttttttaaaaatttatttgaaaaatatatcgTTTTTGAAAACCTCTAAAAACTACCTGTTCTTCTGGGCTTTCCATCATCATCTAATTCTGCATGACTTGCAATTTTCTGAATCTCCAAGGCTGATTCACCAGCCTCAATTTGAATACTTTCATCCACAAACCTCATCTCTCTAATTGATAAATTTTTCTCTAAATAATCTGACGATGTTTAAAACTGGCCATGCATGttaaataatccaacattttggaACTGATTTCACCCTGGTTTATAGGCCATGTACATGAGCAAAAGAGACCTGAAAAAATGTTTAGAAATGTCATTTAATGACTACAAAATTTGTCAAACTTATGCGTGTGTTGGGTTGAAAAGTGATTCTTCTTTTAAAAATGTTCCCTTGAATTAATAGTTAAGAAAGTACAAAGTTAATTGTTTCAAAGAAACATGCATGTGTTGAGTCAATAATATTTATCTTTGGTAGATTGGATTTCCTAGAGGAGTAAAAGTTGACGTGTATCATGGAATTTGGTAGGATTTTGAATTATAAAAATGTGTTTGGCAAAATGAGTTTGATATTTGATAAGATTTCTGAAATCCTTAAAAAATTGACAGAATTTCATGAAACTTCATGAGATTTGAGTTTTAaaaacaatcaaaatatattaatttcacaattaaatttatattactTATAAATTTTAAgtctttttttcaaattttacaaATACTATTTACCGAAAATATATATTGTgaattcacacacacacacacactatatatatattaagaaaatctaataaaaaatatttttatatttagaaattctataaattatttctttttcttAAACAAACTTCATTCTTTTTATTAATACTAAAAACCTAATTTGTCAAAATTTCCtaactttatttttaaattgcatCTTCATAAactttatatttttcatttctttAAAAACgatctaataaaaaaaattatatattaaaacaaattttttttcttgataaaaaaaatatatgagtatttatataatattattaataaaaagattaaaataagcaataattttttttaaaaaatataaagaataatatttttaattgtcGAATCAAATTCCAAATAATATGTTTCAAACACCAAAATGGAACTTCAATTCCATGGATTTCAattccaaattttttttaatatccaAACACACCGTAGTAAATGAGCTATTTTCTTTGGCAGTTTTCAAGATGGCAGAGAAGTGTAAAAATGTGCATAAATAAAGCCAGCCATTAGATGTGTTTCAACTGCCTTTTGGGAAAGGAGCAtatctcttatgagacggtcacGAATTTCTATctttgagacgggtcaactctatcgatattcacaatataaaaaaatattcttagcataaaaagtaatatttttcattgatgacccaaataagagatccgtctcacaaaatacgacccgtgagactatCTCACGTAGGTTTTTGCATTTGGAAAGTTTCATACAGAATCAAACCAGTCTTGGgttgtattttttaatttttcgatTTTGATATACTGATCTTCCGCTGATTTATTCTTTCCATTGTGTTTTCATATTCCATCAAATAAGGTACATTTATTTATTGGATCATATCTTTGATGTTAACGGTTTATTTCACCCTACCTTGTGAGGCACTGCCTCCATGAGGTGATCAAAGGCCCAGATTTAAACACACATACATCCCATGAAGTGATCAAAGGCCCAAATTTAATCACCATATAAAATCAATGGCTGAGATCCTGTgagggcactgcccccacaggTAGCATCTACTCTACCCTTTACAATCCAATGTTCGTCGTTGGTCCAAACATGTGAGATCTGTTCTTTACTCAACATATTTTTTTACAGATACTATACCATAAAAACATGGATGGGATCAATAACATATTTCCATCACAACATCAAATCTGTCCATTTGTTCCAACTCATTGAACATTTACTGCATAAAAAATACCTATAATAAACCTACAATaacataaaatgtttacaaaaacaTAAATTCATGGAAGCATGATCATGCAGTAAATACAATCTTCCAAAACATTATAATTTGCGATTGCAGCGGACGTTGGAAGAATTTACAGGGTATTCTATGAGAACTTAGCGTCCGATATATAGTGCTTTTGTTTAATATAGAAACTCGATggaatgatttttattatttagaaTGGAAACAAATGATCAGTTCTGATACACAGTACCTGAAACCTACCAATTTTAGAGGTTTCAACTTCTATGTAACATGCATGGATATATAGCTCTTCATGCAGCCAAACCAAGTCCCAACAAGTTCGTCACCACAAATAAACTGCCTATATATGCATATCCATTCATCTCTAACAAAGAGAGATAGcattattacttgaattttagAACTTGTTCTCGCCCGCATAAACAAATTAAAGTCATGCCATTTTTTCCCCTATTCCTTGACCTCGAAGGGCTTGTATTTTTTGAGACTCTCGTTGATTCCTTGAATGGAGCCGCAGGCTGCAGCCACTGCAACTACCAAACAAACCGAGTTTATGAGTTGAAGACCGAGCCAACTCCATGTCCTCGTTCTCATTTTGGACTTCACAATGTGCAGTTGTATAGGAAAATACACAACCAGAGGCCAGTATCCAATAGCTCCAAGAAGAGCCAGAACATCATTGAAGAAGGGCATCATCATTGCTAGAAACGTTGCAAGCATAACAAAAGAACTTCTCCACACCAGTCTCAAAAGGTTGAGGCTACACTTACATTGTGAGTTCTTGCCACTTCCTACACCGTACTCTTTTGTTACAAAATCTGAGTTAGGCCATCTCCCTATGGCCCAAGATTCCACCGCGCTAAATACTGGCTGTGAATATACCTATGAACAATATATAGCTTCAAATAAGGGAATTTCTTGAAAGTAGATCGTTTTTATGGCTCTTGATTATTAAAAAACCTGACACCAGAACAATTCAAGACCTGATATGCTCCAACCAGATGCAACACAATGCATGCATTCGCCAAATCCACCAACCAGAATGGCTCGTAAAATCCAAACCCTGTTAGCATATTTCCAGCTGCATTGTTCCCAAATGCAGCATAACCAAGGCAGCCACACATTAAGTAGAATGTTGTTGTAGTTGCCACTGCCACAATGTTGGCCCTTTTCATCACTTCGTTTTCAGGAGGGGACGCCTTAAGCGTATCCTATAGTAACAAATGTATATAGTCTGATGAGCACAGTTAACAGAGTAATTGTAAAAAGTTGGTATTTCGATTCATTTTACCTGTATTTCCACCAAAACTTGAGAATAAGCGTAAGCGAATGCGATATCACCAAATGCTCTGAACATTCTCCAGGTTTTATCTGCTGCTGATATACCTATTCCAACCTCGACTCCGGTTAGGGTGGTCTTTTCTCCTTTACCTGCAAAGAGCATTA from Primulina eburnea isolate SZY01 chromosome 6, ASM2296580v1, whole genome shotgun sequence encodes:
- the LOC140833497 gene encoding amino acid permease 8-like isoform X2; translated protein: MRFVDESIQIEAGESALEIQKIASHAELDDDGKPRRTGNVWTASAHIITTVIGSGVLSLAWGMAQLGWIAGVATLLVFSGITLYTSSFLADCYRSPVTGKRNYAYKEIIKNNLGGTMYVACIVAQYALLCGAVVGYTITTSISMVAIKKSNCFHKRGHEASCSVSYNPYVIGMGILEIFLSQIPNFHKLSMLSVVAAVMSFGYSSIGVGLALAKVISGKGEKTTLTGVEVGKGISAADKTWRTFRAFGDIAFAYAYSPVFVEIQDTLKASPPENEVMKRANIVALATTTTFYLMCGCLGYAAFGNNAAGNMLTGFGFYEPFWLVYLGNACIVLHLVGAYQVISQPIFSAVESCVIGRWPKSDFVTKEYGIGSGKNSKCKCSINLLRLVWRSSFVMLATFLAMMMPFFNDFLALLGAIGYWPLGVYFPIQLHIVKSKMRTRTWSWLGLQLINSVCFVVAVAAACGSIQGINESLKKYKPFEVKE
- the LOC140833497 gene encoding amino acid permease 8-like isoform X1, whose product is MRFVDESIQIEAGESALEIQKIASHAELDDDGKPRRTGNVWTASAHIITTVIGSGVLSLAWGMAQLGWIAGVATLLVFSGITLYTSSFLADCYRSPVTGKRNYAYKEIIKNNLGNDDYILLYTLLFYQKQKDFLKHRSFLLSISGGTMYVACIVAQYALLCGAVVGYTITTSISMVAIKKSNCFHKRGHEASCSVSYNPYVIGMGILEIFLSQIPNFHKLSMLSVVAAVMSFGYSSIGVGLALAKVISGKGEKTTLTGVEVGKGISAADKTWRTFRAFGDIAFAYAYSPVFVEIQDTLKASPPENEVMKRANIVALATTTTFYLMCGCLGYAAFGNNAAGNMLTGFGFYEPFWLVYLGNACIVLHLVGAYQVISQPIFSAVESCVIGRWPKSDFVTKEYGIGSGKNSKCKCSINLLRLVWRSSFVMLATFLAMMMPFFNDFLALLGAIGYWPLGVYFPIQLHIVKSKMRTRTWSWLGLQLINSVCFVVAVAAACGSIQGINESLKKYKPFEVKE
- the LOC140834386 gene encoding amino acid permease 8-like gives rise to the protein MRFVDESMQIEACESALEIRKIASSAELDDDGKPRRTGNVWSASAHIITAVIGSGVLSLAWGMAQLGWIAGVATLLVFSGITLYTSSFLADCYRSPVTGKRNYTYKEIVKNNLGGTMYVACIVAQYALLCGAVVGYTITTSISMVAIKKSNCFHKRGHEASCSVSYNPYMIGMGIFEIFLSQIPNFHKLSMLSVVAAVMSFGYSSIGIGLALAKVISGKGEKTTLTGVEVGIGISAADKTWRMFRAFGDIAFAYAYSQVLVEIQDTLKASPPENEVMKRANIVAVATTTTFYLMCGCLGYAAFGNNAAGNMLTGFGFYEPFWLVDLANACIVLHLVGAYQVYSQPVFSAVESWAIGRWPNSDFVTKEYGVGSGKNSQCKCSLNLLRLVWRSSFVMLATFLAMMMPFFNDVLALLGAIGYWPLVVYFPIQLHIVKSKMRTRTWSWLGLQLINSVCLVVAVAAACGSIQGINESLKKYKPFEVKE